A window of the Egibacter rhizosphaerae genome harbors these coding sequences:
- a CDS encoding SIR2 family NAD-dependent protein deacylase produces MWGSEVIDREIAGLVDRSVAEDGLVVVLTGAGVSAESGIPTFRGPEGYWTVGSAVHTPQEIATAAMFARAPEAVWGWYLFRLGVVREAEPNAAHRAIAELDATLSDRFVLITQNVDGLHQRAGSTPGRTYEIHGSLGRMRCSEPCQRELLPLPDEIPAKDRDEALTDHERQLLTCPRCGAWTRPHVLWFDEAYDEAWFRLDSSLDAAGRASLVVTVGTSGATNLPNLVVQQVVRSGGALLDVNPEDNPFGDLARRVERGAAIRAPASQAVPELADRIAVAASAPR; encoded by the coding sequence ATGTGGGGCAGCGAGGTGATCGACCGCGAGATCGCCGGACTGGTCGACCGGTCGGTCGCCGAGGACGGGCTCGTGGTGGTGCTGACGGGCGCGGGGGTATCCGCCGAGAGCGGCATCCCGACGTTCCGCGGACCCGAGGGTTACTGGACCGTCGGCAGCGCCGTCCACACACCCCAGGAGATCGCGACGGCTGCGATGTTCGCCCGCGCGCCGGAGGCCGTCTGGGGCTGGTACCTGTTCCGCCTCGGCGTGGTCCGTGAGGCCGAGCCGAACGCGGCCCATCGCGCGATCGCGGAGCTCGACGCGACCCTCTCCGACCGGTTCGTGCTCATCACCCAGAACGTGGACGGGTTGCACCAACGGGCGGGCTCGACCCCCGGACGGACCTACGAGATCCACGGGTCGCTCGGCCGGATGCGCTGCAGCGAGCCGTGTCAGCGCGAGCTCCTGCCGCTGCCCGACGAGATCCCCGCGAAGGATCGGGACGAGGCGCTGACCGACCACGAGCGGCAGTTGCTCACCTGTCCGCGCTGCGGGGCGTGGACGCGGCCCCACGTGCTCTGGTTCGACGAGGCCTACGACGAGGCCTGGTTCCGCCTCGACTCGAGCCTGGACGCGGCCGGTCGGGCGAGCCTCGTCGTCACGGTCGGCACGAGCGGAGCGACGAACCTGCCCAACCTCGTCGTCCAGCAGGTGGTGCGCAGCGGCGGCGCGCTGCTCGACGTGAATCCGGAGGACAACCCGTTCGGTGATCTCGCGCGGCGGGTCGAGCGGGGGGCGGCCATCCGGGCTCCGGCCAGCCAGGCGGTGCCGGAGCTCGCCGACCGGATCGCGGTCGCGGCTTCGGCCCCGCGGTAG
- a CDS encoding NAD(P)/FAD-dependent oxidoreductase — translation MARPDASDAPPGSIVLIGGGLAAASTAQGLRDRGFDGSVVIIGDEPNPPYERPPLSKTYLSEHAAADELTLLDADRAAELELTIRTGERADALDRGAGEVVLESGHRIAADAVLLATGGTARTLPRLSGEHVHTLRTRADAERLRATLGSAERLLLVGFGFVGAEVAATARAFGVEVTAVEVDGHPFARVLGGEVAEALLSRHREAGVDLRTRTTVEACDPTREGVLAELSDGSRVEATAVLVGVGMAPSTGLAADAGLDVDDGVVCDASGRSSLPGVWAAGDVARWEHPLHGAVRVEHYDTALRHGEVVAASILGGSETYEEPHWFWTDQHEQRLQVAGVTADADDVVVHGPDHEGRLLAFYRSGEVVCAVAGIDRTRDVRGGRRLVTARATPSRSELADPDVDLRALARAHR, via the coding sequence TTGGCACGACCTGACGCATCAGACGCCCCACCCGGCTCGATCGTGCTGATCGGGGGCGGCCTGGCAGCCGCCAGCACGGCCCAGGGTTTACGCGATCGCGGTTTCGACGGCTCCGTCGTGATCATCGGTGACGAGCCGAACCCCCCGTACGAGCGCCCGCCGCTGTCCAAGACCTACCTTTCCGAGCACGCTGCGGCGGATGAGCTGACCCTGCTCGACGCCGACCGCGCCGCCGAGCTCGAGCTCACGATCCGCACCGGCGAGCGCGCCGATGCCCTCGACCGAGGAGCGGGGGAGGTCGTGCTCGAGTCGGGCCATCGCATCGCGGCCGACGCGGTCCTGCTCGCGACGGGCGGCACCGCGCGCACCCTCCCCCGCCTGTCGGGTGAGCACGTGCACACGCTCCGCACCCGCGCCGACGCCGAACGCTTGCGCGCGACCCTGGGGTCCGCGGAGCGGCTGCTGCTCGTGGGGTTCGGGTTCGTCGGCGCCGAGGTCGCGGCGACCGCGCGGGCCTTCGGCGTCGAGGTGACCGCGGTGGAGGTCGATGGCCACCCGTTCGCGCGGGTTCTCGGGGGCGAGGTCGCGGAGGCGTTGCTCAGCCGTCACCGCGAGGCGGGGGTCGACCTGCGCACCCGCACGACCGTCGAGGCCTGCGACCCCACCAGGGAGGGCGTCCTGGCGGAGCTCTCCGACGGGTCACGGGTCGAGGCGACGGCGGTGCTCGTGGGCGTCGGCATGGCTCCGTCCACCGGGCTGGCCGCCGACGCCGGGCTCGACGTCGACGATGGGGTGGTCTGCGATGCCTCCGGGCGCTCGAGCCTGCCCGGTGTCTGGGCGGCCGGCGACGTGGCCCGCTGGGAGCACCCGTTGCACGGGGCGGTCCGGGTCGAGCACTACGACACGGCCCTGCGTCACGGGGAGGTGGTGGCCGCGTCGATCCTCGGGGGGTCGGAGACGTACGAGGAGCCGCACTGGTTCTGGACCGATCAGCACGAGCAGCGGCTCCAGGTCGCGGGCGTCACTGCCGACGCCGACGACGTCGTCGTGCACGGCCCGGATCATGAGGGCCGGCTCCTCGCCTTCTACCGGTCCGGCGAGGTGGTGTGCGCGGTCGCCGGGATCGACCGCACCCGGGACGTACGCGGCGGTCGACGGCTCGTGACCGCTCGCGCCACGCCGAGCCGCTCGGAGCTCGCCGACCCCGACGTCGACCTTCGTGCGCTCGCGCGCGCCCACCGCTGA
- a CDS encoding glycerophosphodiester phosphodiesterase, with translation MSRRDQRRRRLATRGALVAAGATAGAAWLARPTPVVPPRTLVTQRPTRIAHRGASAARPENTLAAFTHALDLGVDGLELDLRLTADGHVVVHHDPSVDRTTDGTGPVDSRTLAELRRLDAGAGFVAPDGSRPFAGQGIAIPTLGEVLTATDTFWVLELKAGGERLAAAVADSVHTHGAAHRVIAASFSDQLLATLRRLAPELPTSLSPREMRALWHLSRLGLGRWTPTRGVAAQVPEHASGRYVPTPRFLTAAHALGMHVHVWPINDEGSMHRLLDEGADGIITDVPDVLNAVLSERGDPRLHQGLLQP, from the coding sequence ATGAGCCGACGAGACCAGCGACGCAGGCGGTTGGCGACCCGAGGGGCGCTGGTGGCGGCGGGTGCCACCGCCGGCGCCGCATGGCTCGCCAGGCCCACCCCGGTCGTGCCGCCCCGGACCCTGGTCACCCAACGCCCCACCCGCATCGCGCACCGCGGTGCGAGCGCGGCGCGGCCCGAGAACACGCTCGCCGCCTTCACCCACGCGCTGGACCTGGGAGTGGACGGACTCGAACTGGACCTGCGGTTGACCGCCGACGGGCACGTCGTCGTCCACCACGATCCCTCGGTCGATCGCACGACGGATGGCACGGGGCCCGTCGACTCCCGAACGCTGGCCGAGTTGCGACGGCTCGACGCCGGCGCGGGCTTCGTCGCACCCGACGGCAGCCGTCCCTTCGCGGGCCAAGGGATCGCGATCCCCACACTCGGGGAGGTCCTCACAGCCACCGACACCTTCTGGGTCCTGGAACTCAAGGCCGGCGGTGAGCGGCTCGCGGCCGCTGTGGCGGACAGCGTCCACACGCACGGGGCCGCCCACCGCGTCATCGCGGCCTCGTTCTCGGACCAGCTGCTCGCGACACTGCGGCGCCTCGCTCCGGAGCTTCCCACCAGCCTCTCCCCCCGCGAGATGCGCGCCCTCTGGCACCTGTCGCGCCTCGGTCTCGGGCGGTGGACACCGACGCGCGGGGTGGCCGCCCAGGTGCCCGAACACGCGAGTGGGCGCTACGTGCCGACCCCGCGCTTCCTCACGGCGGCGCACGCGCTCGGAATGCACGTCCACGTGTGGCCGATCAACGACGAGGGCAGCATGCACCGGCTGCTCGACGAGGGCGCCGACGGCATCATCACCGACGTGCCGGACGTCCTGAACGCGGTCCTGTCCGAGCGTGGCGACCCGCGTCTGCACCAGGGACTCCTCCAGCCCTGA
- a CDS encoding alanine racemase, with protein MRGESDVPARDATDRDATGPVPRRRFLAGAAAVAGSALTAGATPLVDPERNRARLSDPAAARVRAEAPTVLDELARLAGQAGEGEPCCLIDLGGVEHNLDALLRFAETHGWTLRPRLDVLGGPQPAARVLDALPEPRGLVRRLRDVAPTLEAAPEEADLIVAEAPTDRELARYLTTPPTRANQRVRLSVGDLATLDTTIDLAHEAGTDEPVELCLELDSGAGRGGFREPQSVVAAAGRLRDAGEVVRCTALRARDTHARVTAASPVRTGIARDARARLRELRRLLVEAAGGAIDPDELVVGGPGSANYRNWAEGDELDEIHPGSAVVYSRWLREGFDDDELVVALVVAAPVLGVVGASPRVPLTDFSMPGSDREQLTLRGGSWPDARGEQPELLWPEGLDDDRLHGGRGEHTSAITAPAGRLERGDYVLMWPEDTDAAVGRFGSVIGVREGTVEDIWPTFTRWGAPWSE; from the coding sequence GTGAGGGGCGAGAGCGACGTGCCGGCACGCGACGCGACCGACCGCGACGCGACCGGCCCCGTCCCGCGCCGGCGGTTCCTGGCGGGGGCCGCCGCAGTCGCCGGATCCGCCCTCACCGCCGGTGCGACCCCCCTCGTCGACCCCGAGCGGAACCGCGCTCGACTGTCCGATCCCGCCGCAGCGCGCGTTCGCGCCGAGGCCCCGACCGTGCTGGACGAGCTCGCCCGACTGGCAGGGCAGGCCGGCGAGGGCGAGCCCTGCTGCCTGATCGACCTCGGTGGCGTGGAGCACAACCTCGATGCGCTGCTGCGGTTCGCCGAGACCCACGGCTGGACGTTGCGTCCGCGCCTCGACGTCCTCGGTGGCCCGCAACCCGCCGCTCGTGTGCTCGACGCGCTGCCCGAGCCGCGCGGCCTGGTCCGCCGTTTGCGGGACGTCGCCCCCACGCTGGAAGCGGCGCCCGAGGAGGCCGACCTGATCGTCGCCGAGGCACCGACGGACCGTGAACTCGCGCGCTACCTGACCACGCCACCGACGCGCGCCAACCAGCGGGTACGGCTCTCGGTCGGCGACCTCGCGACCCTCGACACGACCATCGACCTCGCCCACGAGGCCGGCACCGACGAACCCGTCGAGCTGTGCCTGGAGCTCGACTCCGGAGCCGGGAGAGGGGGGTTCCGCGAGCCCCAATCGGTCGTCGCCGCCGCCGGGAGACTGCGCGATGCCGGTGAGGTGGTCCGCTGCACCGCGTTGCGCGCTCGCGACACCCACGCCCGGGTCACCGCCGCGAGCCCGGTGCGGACCGGTATCGCCCGCGACGCCCGGGCGCGTCTGCGCGAGCTCCGGAGGCTCCTGGTGGAGGCCGCCGGTGGCGCCATCGACCCCGACGAGCTCGTGGTCGGAGGCCCCGGCTCGGCGAACTACCGCAACTGGGCCGAGGGCGACGAGCTCGACGAGATCCATCCCGGCTCGGCGGTCGTCTACTCCCGGTGGTTGCGCGAGGGGTTCGACGACGACGAGCTGGTGGTCGCGCTCGTCGTCGCGGCGCCGGTCCTCGGGGTGGTGGGCGCGAGCCCGCGCGTGCCGCTGACGGACTTCTCCATGCCCGGCAGCGACCGCGAGCAACTCACCCTGCGCGGCGGCAGCTGGCCGGACGCCCGCGGCGAACAGCCCGAGCTGCTCTGGCCCGAAGGCCTCGACGACGACCGCCTGCACGGAGGTCGCGGGGAGCACACGAGCGCGATCACCGCACCCGCCGGGCGACTGGAACGCGGTGACTACGTTCTGATGTGGCCCGAGGACACCGACGCCGCGGTGGGACGGTTCGGGTCGGTGATCGGCGTCCGTGAGGGCACCGTCGAGGACATCTGGCCGACGTTCACTCGCTGGGGGGCACCGTGGTCCGAATGA
- a CDS encoding DUF418 domain-containing protein has product MAAIDVARGVAILGIFAVNILLFAGVGAYLAPETLVDQVARGVVGAFFETKFVTQFALLFGLGLALQRSRGYAVLLRRLVVLAVIGGLHATLIWSGDILLFYAVLGLLLIPFLDRAPRTLVTWATVLISASAVVFLIAGGLFMVGEEVAGQDPEVAAELEAAEAEVAELAAEAEAAYTSRNYAEILAFRVGTELPLFAASHLSLVPMTLAMAQLGIAAVNGGVVAHLAHHGHLLRRWTRRGLAIGLPVNLLAGALVATDPAISTASGIAAFALMTAGAPFLALGYASIAARVGLARPGSGPVRAMEAVGRTALSSYLLQSLVATGVFYGFALYAQLPLVAALGFVPVMWAVNLAAATWWVRRFRFGPVEALWRAGTYGRWPSPMRVDAGADPGR; this is encoded by the coding sequence GTGGCCGCCATCGACGTCGCCCGCGGCGTCGCGATCCTCGGCATCTTCGCGGTCAACATCCTGCTGTTCGCGGGTGTCGGCGCCTACCTGGCCCCCGAGACCCTCGTCGACCAGGTCGCTCGCGGCGTCGTCGGCGCCTTCTTCGAGACGAAGTTCGTCACCCAGTTCGCCCTGCTCTTCGGGCTCGGACTCGCCCTGCAGCGCTCCCGAGGCTACGCGGTCCTGCTCCGGCGCCTGGTGGTCCTGGCGGTGATCGGGGGGCTACACGCGACGCTGATCTGGTCCGGCGACATCCTGCTCTTCTACGCGGTGCTCGGGCTGCTCCTCATCCCGTTCCTCGACCGCGCGCCGAGGACCCTCGTGACGTGGGCCACCGTCCTGATCAGCGCGAGCGCGGTCGTCTTCCTGATCGCCGGGGGCTTGTTCATGGTCGGCGAGGAGGTGGCGGGCCAGGATCCCGAGGTCGCCGCGGAGCTCGAGGCCGCCGAGGCCGAGGTGGCCGAACTCGCCGCTGAGGCGGAGGCCGCGTACACATCCCGGAACTACGCGGAGATCCTCGCGTTCCGCGTCGGCACCGAGCTCCCGCTCTTCGCCGCGAGCCACCTCTCCCTGGTGCCCATGACGCTCGCCATGGCCCAGCTGGGGATCGCGGCCGTCAACGGCGGCGTCGTCGCACACCTCGCCCATCACGGGCACCTCCTCCGTCGCTGGACGCGGCGGGGGCTCGCGATCGGTCTGCCGGTGAACCTGCTCGCCGGAGCGCTCGTGGCCACCGATCCCGCGATCAGCACCGCGAGCGGCATCGCTGCGTTCGCTCTGATGACCGCCGGTGCGCCGTTCCTGGCACTGGGGTACGCGTCCATCGCCGCCCGCGTGGGGCTCGCGAGGCCGGGGAGTGGCCCGGTGCGAGCGATGGAGGCCGTCGGACGCACCGCGCTGTCCAGCTACTTGCTCCAGAGCCTCGTCGCGACCGGGGTGTTCTACGGCTTCGCGCTGTACGCACAGCTTCCGCTCGTGGCTGCGCTCGGGTTCGTCCCGGTCATGTGGGCGGTCAACCTCGCCGCCGCCACCTGGTGGGTGCGGCGTTTCCGGTTCGGCCCGGTCGAGGCGCTGTGGCGGGCGGGAACGTACGGGCGCTGGCCGTCGCCGATGCGCGTCGACGCGGGCGCGGATCCTGGGCGTTGA
- a CDS encoding aldo/keto reductase: MTNDLRSAEPVARSGVFELAGEQPVRRLGFGAMRLTGKGIWGEPGDPEQARQVLRRAVELGVTLIDTADSYGPEVSERLIAEALHPYPEELVIATKAGLCRTGPDQWVPNGRPAYLVQQCELSLRRLGVDTIDLFQLHRIDRDVPMAEQLGALHQLREAGKIRHIGLSEVDAEQLAAAREHVDVASVQNRYNLADREHEPVLEVCEAAGIGFIPWFPVATGDLAQPGGALDEVARRHDATPAQVALSWLLHHSPVVLPIPGTSQVAHLEENCAAATIELSEREVAELAVAGEQVRPGYLQRG; this comes from the coding sequence TTGACGAACGACCTTCGCTCGGCCGAGCCCGTGGCCCGCAGCGGCGTGTTCGAACTGGCCGGTGAGCAGCCGGTCCGCCGCCTCGGCTTCGGCGCCATGCGCCTCACCGGGAAGGGCATCTGGGGCGAACCCGGCGACCCGGAGCAGGCGCGGCAGGTGTTGCGACGCGCCGTGGAGCTCGGCGTCACCCTCATCGACACCGCCGACAGCTACGGCCCCGAGGTGAGCGAGCGACTGATCGCCGAGGCGTTGCACCCCTATCCCGAGGAGCTCGTGATCGCCACCAAGGCGGGGCTGTGTCGCACGGGACCGGACCAGTGGGTGCCCAACGGGCGTCCTGCCTATCTCGTCCAGCAGTGCGAGCTCAGCCTGCGCCGCCTCGGGGTCGACACGATCGACCTCTTCCAGCTGCACCGGATCGACCGCGACGTGCCGATGGCCGAGCAGCTCGGGGCACTGCACCAGCTCCGGGAGGCGGGCAAGATTCGCCACATCGGCCTCTCGGAGGTCGACGCCGAGCAGCTCGCGGCCGCCCGCGAACACGTCGACGTCGCCAGCGTGCAGAACCGCTACAACCTCGCCGACCGTGAGCACGAGCCGGTGCTCGAGGTGTGCGAGGCCGCGGGGATCGGCTTCATCCCGTGGTTCCCGGTCGCCACCGGCGACCTCGCGCAGCCGGGGGGTGCGCTGGACGAGGTCGCCCGGCGCCACGACGCCACTCCGGCACAAGTCGCGCTCTCGTGGCTGCTGCACCACAGCCCGGTGGTGTTGCCGATCCCGGGCACGAGTCAGGTGGCGCACCTCGAGGAGAACTGTGCCGCCGCGACGATCGAGTTGTCCGAGCGGGAGGTCGCCGAACTCGCGGTCGCCGGCGAGCAGGTCCGGCCCGGCTACCTGCAGCGGGGGTGA
- a CDS encoding uracil-DNA glycosylase: MGERDLSNVVGPGWPEALEPVRDRVAGLGDFLRAEQAAGRPFLPRGDRIFAALQQPLEAVRVLLVGQDPYPTPGHPIGLCFSVASDVRPLPKSLQNIYREYSEDLGHPMPANGDLTPWVEEGVLLLNRVLTVQAHKPASHRGKGWEEVTEQAIRSLAARDQPLVAILWGKDARSLKPLLGRTPVVESPHPSPMAAHHGFFGSRPFSRANALLAEQGAEPVDWKLP, encoded by the coding sequence ATGGGCGAGCGGGACCTGTCGAACGTCGTGGGCCCCGGCTGGCCGGAGGCGCTCGAGCCGGTGCGCGACCGCGTCGCCGGCCTCGGCGACTTCCTGCGGGCGGAGCAGGCCGCGGGTCGACCGTTCCTCCCGCGTGGCGATCGGATCTTCGCCGCGCTGCAACAGCCCCTCGAGGCGGTGCGGGTGCTGCTCGTGGGCCAGGACCCGTACCCCACGCCCGGACACCCGATCGGGCTGTGCTTCTCGGTCGCCTCCGACGTGCGGCCGTTGCCCAAGAGCCTGCAGAACATCTACCGCGAGTACAGCGAGGACCTCGGCCATCCGATGCCCGCGAACGGCGACCTGACGCCGTGGGTCGAGGAGGGCGTGCTGCTGCTCAACCGGGTGCTGACGGTGCAGGCGCACAAGCCCGCCAGCCACCGCGGGAAGGGCTGGGAGGAGGTCACCGAGCAGGCGATCCGCTCGCTGGCCGCGCGCGATCAGCCGCTCGTGGCGATCCTCTGGGGCAAGGACGCGCGGAGCCTGAAGCCACTGCTCGGCAGGACCCCCGTGGTGGAGTCGCCGCATCCCAGCCCCATGGCCGCCCACCACGGCTTCTTCGGCTCGCGGCCCTTCAGCCGCGCGAACGCATTGCTCGCCGAGCAGGGCGCAGAGCCCGTCGATTGGAAGCTTCCGTAG
- a CDS encoding ribonuclease Z has translation MTRDRALVVLGTSSRTPTRERNHNGYLLRWDGHAILFDPGEGAQRQLIRAGESPAAVDRVCITHLHGDHCLGLPGVVMNRSQHNASVPLETHAPAEDAWRVGRLIELTGESAAGTRVRPAEPGDLVAPPPYRLWAARLDHDIPTLGYRLEEPDGRSMDPEALAARGIHGPAVGRLQEAGQLTVGGRTVTVDEVSRPRPGQRVAFVMDTRPCEEAVALARDVDLLVIEATFLDEHAHLAERYGHLTARRAAEVAREAGARNVVLTHFSPRYRDPERIRAQAEEVVPNVHVAADLDRIPV, from the coding sequence ATGACCCGGGACCGCGCCCTCGTCGTGCTCGGAACCTCGAGCCGCACTCCCACCCGCGAGCGCAACCACAACGGCTACCTCCTGCGGTGGGACGGCCACGCGATCCTGTTCGACCCCGGCGAGGGAGCCCAGCGCCAGCTGATCCGCGCCGGTGAGTCCCCCGCCGCGGTCGACCGGGTCTGCATCACCCACCTGCACGGCGACCACTGTCTGGGGTTGCCCGGCGTTGTCATGAACCGTTCCCAGCACAACGCGAGCGTGCCCCTCGAGACCCACGCGCCCGCCGAGGACGCGTGGCGGGTGGGGCGACTGATCGAGCTGACGGGCGAGTCCGCGGCGGGCACGAGGGTGCGTCCCGCCGAGCCCGGCGACCTGGTGGCGCCACCGCCCTACCGGCTGTGGGCGGCGCGGCTCGACCACGACATCCCGACCCTCGGCTACCGACTCGAGGAGCCCGACGGACGCAGCATGGATCCCGAGGCGCTCGCCGCTCGGGGGATCCACGGGCCGGCGGTCGGCCGGCTGCAGGAGGCCGGTCAGCTCACCGTGGGCGGGCGCACGGTCACCGTCGACGAGGTCAGCCGCCCACGCCCCGGTCAGCGCGTCGCGTTCGTGATGGACACGCGACCCTGCGAGGAGGCGGTCGCGCTCGCGCGCGACGTCGACCTGCTCGTGATCGAGGCCACCTTCCTCGACGAGCACGCCCACCTCGCGGAGCGCTACGGCCACCTGACCGCGCGCCGGGCCGCCGAGGTCGCCCGCGAGGCGGGCGCCCGAAACGTCGTGCTGACCCACTTCTCCCCCCGCTATCGCGATCCCGAGCGGATCCGGGCGCAGGCCGAGGAGGTGGTCCCGAACGTCCACGTCGCGGCCGATCTCGACCGCATCCCCGTCTGA
- a CDS encoding pirin family protein: MTHTDTATPTALHLAPEDYHVIRAEDFNAPGLQAREAIGPFVRVQALGNLLTVHDSSFEAERGIGHHPHQRMERLFYIVDGTVDHDDVLNHITGHMGTGDLGILTEGMRGMIHSEWNNSPGPARAYIFVYPNQPLHDSASFGAIRDHEAPRVTERDGVVAKQVVRRGEERINGDFRRFDDVAVAAGAATEWELDEGEAGLLFVLDGSADVTVDGEPVAPAGFEHTVALPPGPEVRRVQATAREDSRLLRAITGPGFGLRLQE, from the coding sequence ATGACGCACACGGACACCGCGACTCCCACCGCCCTGCACCTCGCCCCCGAGGACTACCACGTGATCCGGGCCGAGGACTTCAACGCACCGGGCCTGCAGGCCCGCGAGGCGATCGGCCCGTTCGTGCGGGTTCAGGCGCTCGGCAACCTCCTGACCGTGCACGACTCGTCGTTCGAGGCCGAGCGGGGCATCGGCCACCACCCCCACCAGCGCATGGAGCGCCTGTTCTACATCGTGGACGGCACGGTCGACCACGACGACGTGCTGAACCACATCACCGGACACATGGGCACCGGCGATCTCGGCATCCTCACCGAGGGGATGCGCGGGATGATCCACTCCGAGTGGAACAACTCCCCCGGCCCGGCCCGTGCCTACATCTTCGTCTACCCGAACCAGCCGCTGCACGACAGCGCCTCGTTCGGCGCGATCCGCGACCACGAGGCACCGCGCGTGACCGAGCGGGACGGCGTGGTCGCCAAGCAGGTCGTCCGGCGCGGTGAGGAGCGCATCAACGGCGACTTCCGCCGGTTCGACGACGTCGCGGTCGCGGCCGGCGCGGCCACCGAATGGGAGCTCGACGAGGGGGAGGCCGGCCTGCTCTTCGTGCTCGACGGCTCGGCGGACGTGACCGTGGACGGCGAGCCGGTCGCCCCGGCCGGGTTCGAGCACACCGTGGCCCTGCCCCCGGGTCCCGAGGTGCGCCGTGTGCAGGCCACCGCACGCGAGGACAGCCGCCTGCTGCGCGCGATCACCGGGCCCGGCTTCGGGCTGCGGCTGCAGGAGTAG
- a CDS encoding RDD family protein — MASSEASGRDLPPSGPEVTHEPAGAQPPGDQAGAGDPAASGGPSAPAEEEAPADTARALGAEAPQAPSDATQRREGADPAPAPIPGQPAWLAARLVAAAIDLALVALVAALPGAGLFALLVEARGPWGVDALSAVGIAVATLGLVTLPLVVLVGMEAWGRSPGRWLVGIAVVLGNGHRPGPRRGAARAFARVGGLALWPFGPWVAVGVLVLVHGAVLLHPQGRGLHDRLAGTIVVRR, encoded by the coding sequence ATGGCAAGCAGCGAGGCGTCCGGGCGCGATCTTCCCCCGAGCGGGCCGGAGGTGACCCATGAGCCGGCGGGCGCCCAGCCGCCGGGGGACCAGGCGGGCGCAGGGGATCCCGCCGCTTCCGGTGGCCCGTCAGCGCCCGCCGAGGAGGAAGCCCCGGCCGACACGGCTCGCGCGCTCGGGGCCGAGGCTCCGCAGGCCCCGTCCGACGCCACCCAGCGTCGAGAGGGGGCGGACCCCGCCCCGGCGCCGATTCCCGGCCAGCCGGCGTGGCTCGCCGCGCGTCTGGTCGCCGCCGCGATCGACCTCGCGCTGGTCGCTCTCGTCGCGGCACTGCCCGGCGCGGGCCTGTTCGCGCTGCTCGTCGAGGCTCGCGGACCCTGGGGCGTCGACGCGCTGTCGGCCGTCGGCATCGCTGTGGCGACGCTCGGGCTCGTGACCTTGCCCCTGGTCGTGCTGGTCGGCATGGAAGCGTGGGGTCGCAGCCCGGGCCGTTGGCTCGTGGGCATCGCGGTGGTTCTCGGCAACGGCCATCGACCGGGACCCCGGCGCGGGGCGGCTCGCGCGTTCGCTCGCGTGGGGGGACTGGCGTTGTGGCCCTTCGGTCCTTGGGTCGCCGTGGGGGTGCTGGTGCTCGTGCACGGCGCTGTGCTCCTGCATCCACAGGGCCGTGGGCTGCACGACCGCCTAGCCGGCACGATCGTGGTGCGCCGGTGA